Proteins from one Phormidium ambiguum IAM M-71 genomic window:
- a CDS encoding pyridoxine 5'-phosphate synthase codes for MPTLGVNIDHVATIRQARRTVEPDPVAAAVLAELAGADGITVHLREDRRHIQDRDVRLLRQTVRTHLNLEMAATDEMVAIALDIKPDYVTLVPERREEVTTEGGLDIAGQVDRMSLVVDKLQSAGIPVSLFIDADEAQIAASAKVKAKFIELHTGKYAEAHDEASREKELEVLVKGCEMAIASGLRVNAGHGLTYWNVYPVAAIKGMEELNIGHTIISRAVLVGLERAVREMKQAILGH; via the coding sequence GTGCCTACGCTCGGTGTTAATATCGACCATGTTGCAACTATTCGCCAAGCACGTCGCACTGTGGAACCAGATCCGGTAGCAGCAGCGGTGTTGGCGGAGTTGGCGGGTGCGGATGGGATTACTGTGCATTTGCGAGAAGACAGGCGACATATTCAAGATCGGGATGTGCGGTTGTTGCGACAAACGGTTCGCACTCATTTAAACTTGGAAATGGCGGCGACAGATGAGATGGTGGCGATCGCTCTCGATATTAAACCAGATTATGTAACTTTAGTCCCGGAACGACGAGAGGAAGTGACTACGGAAGGCGGACTAGATATTGCTGGACAAGTCGATCGCATGAGTTTAGTAGTAGATAAATTGCAAAGTGCTGGAATTCCGGTAAGTTTATTTATTGATGCTGATGAAGCCCAAATTGCGGCATCTGCTAAGGTAAAAGCTAAATTTATTGAATTACATACGGGGAAATACGCCGAAGCGCATGATGAAGCGAGTCGAGAAAAGGAACTTGAGGTTCTGGTGAAAGGTTGTGAAATGGCGATCGCTTCTGGTTTAAGAGTAAACGCAGGACATGGACTCACTTATTGGAATGTTTACCCCGTCGCCGCAATTAAAGGTATGGAAGAACTCAACATTGGTCATACAATAATAAGTCGGGCGGTTTTAGTTGGCTTAGAACGAGCCGTCAGAGAAATGAAACAAGCTATTCTCGGTCATTAG
- a CDS encoding MgPME-cyclase complex family protein, with protein sequence MTTYYYVLASQKFLLEEEPLDEVLRERVRDYHEKEKEIDFWLVKQPAFLEAPEMAAIKAKTPQPACAIVSTNQQFITWLKLRLEYVVTGEFTAPSNSIPDALASLASVA encoded by the coding sequence ATGACAACTTATTACTACGTTTTAGCTAGTCAAAAATTTTTGTTGGAAGAAGAACCCCTTGACGAAGTGTTACGGGAAAGAGTGAGAGATTATCACGAAAAAGAAAAAGAAATTGATTTTTGGTTAGTGAAGCAACCAGCATTCTTAGAAGCACCAGAAATGGCAGCTATTAAAGCGAAAACTCCGCAACCAGCTTGCGCGATCGTCTCCACAAATCAACAATTTATTACCTGGTTAAAACTACGTTTGGAATACGTGGTTACAGGAGAATTCACAGCACCATCTAATTCCATTCCCGATGCTTTAGCTTCATTAGCCAGTGTTGCTTAA
- the crtE gene encoding geranylgeranyl diphosphate synthase CrtE yields the protein MVATDDKFSVQGQSPPFDLCNYLAERQALVEEALEHFLPVIYPEKIYEAMRYSLFAGGKRLRPILCLATCELAGGTLEMAMPTACALEMIHTMSLIHDDLPAMDNDDYRRGKLTNHKVYGEDIAILAGDGLLAYAFEIVAQTENVPAERLLKVIARLGRAVSAAGLVGGQVVDLECEGKSDVTIETLNFIHTHKTGALLEACVVCGAIIAGISVTDLQKLSRYAENIGLAFQIVDDVLDITGTQEELGKTAGKDLQAQKATYPSLWGIEESKVKAQQLVADAKAELALFGENARPLLAIAEFITSRTN from the coding sequence ATGGTAGCTACAGATGACAAGTTTTCGGTGCAGGGGCAATCTCCTCCATTTGACCTATGTAATTACCTAGCTGAACGGCAAGCTTTGGTGGAAGAAGCTTTGGAGCATTTTCTTCCCGTCATTTACCCAGAAAAAATTTATGAGGCGATGCGCTATTCTTTATTCGCCGGGGGTAAGCGCTTGCGTCCTATTCTGTGTTTAGCTACTTGCGAACTCGCTGGCGGGACGCTAGAAATGGCGATGCCAACAGCTTGTGCTTTAGAGATGATTCACACGATGTCGTTAATCCATGATGATTTACCAGCAATGGATAACGATGATTATCGTCGTGGGAAATTAACCAATCACAAAGTTTATGGCGAAGACATCGCAATTTTGGCAGGTGATGGTTTATTAGCTTATGCCTTTGAAATCGTTGCCCAAACCGAAAATGTACCCGCAGAACGCTTGTTGAAGGTGATTGCTCGTTTAGGTCGGGCGGTGAGTGCGGCTGGCTTAGTGGGTGGTCAGGTAGTTGACCTAGAATGTGAAGGGAAATCAGATGTTACTATTGAGACTCTGAATTTTATTCACACTCATAAAACGGGCGCTCTGCTGGAAGCTTGTGTGGTTTGCGGGGCGATTATTGCTGGGATTTCGGTGACGGATTTGCAAAAGTTGTCTCGTTATGCTGAAAATATTGGGTTAGCATTTCAGATTGTGGATGATGTTCTCGATATTACAGGTACCCAAGAAGAGTTGGGCAAAACGGCAGGCAAAGATTTGCAAGCTCAAAAGGCAACTTACCCTAGCCTTTGGGGTATAGAAGAGTCTAAAGTCAAGGCTCAGCAATTAGTTGCAGATGCTAAAGCGGAACTGGCACTGTTTGGGGAAAATGCTCGACCGCTATTAGCGATCGCAGAATTTATTACCAGTCGCACGAACTAA
- the purN gene encoding phosphoribosylglycinamide formyltransferase: MNLNNISTDSTFSLISPSIPSSLFIQGEPLKLGIMASGSGTNFEAIAQAIADKQLNAQVQVVIYNNPEAKVVARAERWGIPAVLINHRNFKSREDCDAKIVETLRQHQVEWVVMVGWMRVVTPTLLDAFPKRIINIHPSLLPSFKGVRGVEQALAAGVRITGCTVHIVVPEVDSGPILIQAAVPVLLDDTPETLHARIQVHEHKIIVAGIALAAAQSADW; encoded by the coding sequence ATGAATTTAAACAACATATCAACTGATTCTACCTTTAGCTTAATTTCACCATCAATTCCGAGCAGCCTTTTCATTCAAGGAGAACCCTTAAAATTAGGTATCATGGCTTCTGGGAGTGGCACAAATTTTGAAGCTATTGCTCAAGCGATCGCAGACAAACAGCTAAACGCCCAAGTCCAAGTAGTAATTTATAATAATCCTGAAGCCAAAGTAGTTGCTAGGGCAGAACGTTGGGGCATTCCCGCAGTTCTCATCAATCATCGTAACTTTAAAAGTCGTGAAGATTGTGATGCAAAAATAGTCGAAACACTCCGCCAGCATCAAGTAGAATGGGTGGTCATGGTAGGTTGGATGCGTGTCGTCACACCAACACTTTTAGATGCTTTTCCCAAACGAATAATTAACATTCATCCCAGCTTATTACCCAGCTTTAAAGGTGTACGTGGCGTAGAACAAGCCTTAGCAGCTGGAGTCCGAATTACAGGTTGTACAGTTCACATTGTCGTACCAGAAGTCGATAGTGGCCCAATTTTAATTCAAGCTGCCGTGCCTGTACTCCTCGATGATACCCCTGAAACCCTGCACGCCCGAATTCAAGTACATGAACATAAAATTATTGTTGCTGGAATCGCTTTAGCAGCTGCCCAATCTGCGGATTGGTAG
- a CDS encoding type IV pilus twitching motility protein PilT: MFKIIKAPSVPVPPLQRFSVLGTADTIHAGKPLILVIDNQFKVTTPPISSEGTWRFDLALHQPGKHQLAILLDNERLELSVQVGTNLHAETEVVSPPNTQPISNYQSNTISLEKLVREAHEKGYSDVHLCVGKAPRFRNRGEMEISNYPVTDETTFINWLKEILTESEIKQFQETLDFDGAAGYDFARVRVNIFKTMKGSAMVLRLIPLRIPTIDQLGLPGVFQTICHYHKGLVLVTGPTGSGKSTTLAAMVDFINRTMKRHIITIEDPIEFVHEDHKSVISQREVGIHTVEFDRALKAALREDPDVILIGEMRDRSTVNTALKAAQTGHLVFGTLHTNSAIKTIERILNLYEPDEQEPMLTQLSESLAAIIAQSLLRTTDGRRAPIHDILINTDTVKDYIKRGEVEETESIMKKGNYDGMCTMLQSIYNLYLEGRITEETAMEASDKPNEMRILLSGGEI; this comes from the coding sequence ATGTTCAAAATTATTAAAGCACCATCTGTACCCGTTCCACCATTACAACGTTTTTCTGTATTAGGAACCGCTGATACTATTCATGCTGGTAAACCTTTAATTTTAGTTATAGATAATCAATTCAAAGTCACAACTCCACCTATTAGCAGTGAAGGAACTTGGCGATTTGATTTAGCATTACATCAGCCAGGAAAGCACCAGTTAGCAATTTTATTAGATAATGAGCGTCTAGAATTGTCCGTTCAAGTAGGAACAAATTTACACGCTGAAACCGAAGTCGTATCTCCTCCAAATACTCAGCCAATCTCTAATTATCAATCAAACACCATTAGTTTAGAAAAATTAGTGCGAGAAGCACACGAAAAAGGATATTCTGACGTTCATTTATGTGTTGGTAAAGCACCACGTTTTCGCAATCGTGGAGAAATGGAAATCAGCAATTATCCTGTTACTGATGAAACCACATTTATTAATTGGTTAAAAGAGATCCTTACAGAATCAGAGATTAAGCAATTTCAAGAAACTTTAGATTTTGATGGTGCTGCTGGTTATGATTTTGCCAGAGTGCGCGTAAATATTTTTAAAACCATGAAAGGATCGGCAATGGTACTAAGGTTAATTCCTTTAAGAATTCCCACTATCGATCAATTAGGTTTACCAGGAGTCTTTCAGACAATTTGCCACTACCATAAAGGATTAGTATTAGTTACAGGGCCTACTGGATCGGGTAAATCTACGACTTTAGCTGCTATGGTCGATTTTATTAATCGAACTATGAAAAGACATATTATTACTATTGAAGATCCGATCGAATTTGTTCACGAAGACCACAAATCTGTAATTAGTCAAAGAGAAGTAGGCATTCATACAGTAGAATTCGATCGCGCCTTAAAAGCAGCATTAAGAGAAGATCCTGATGTAATTTTAATTGGAGAAATGCGCGATCGATCCACAGTCAACACTGCCCTAAAAGCCGCACAAACTGGGCATTTAGTATTCGGAACATTACACACTAATAGCGCCATTAAAACGATCGAAAGAATTTTAAATCTTTACGAACCAGACGAACAAGAACCGATGTTAACCCAACTTTCTGAATCTCTAGCCGCAATAATTGCTCAATCTTTATTGCGAACTACAGATGGCAGACGCGCCCCAATCCACGACATTTTAATTAACACCGATACCGTCAAAGATTACATTAAACGCGGTGAAGTAGAAGAAACAGAATCAATTATGAAAAAAGGAAACTACGATGGTATGTGTACCATGTTGCAATCAATCTATAACCTTTATTTAGAAGGTAGAATTACTGAAGAAACAGCAATGGAAGCATCAGATAAACCCAATGAAATGAGAATTTTACTCAGTGGTGGGGAAATTTAG
- the folD gene encoding bifunctional methylenetetrahydrofolate dehydrogenase/methenyltetrahydrofolate cyclohydrolase FolD, with protein sequence MEAKILDGKALAQKIQTELKQQVEELTPKIGRPPGLAVLMVGDNPASAAYVRNKERSCEKVGIASFGKHFPTDTTQEELTKVIEELNKDDRVDGILVQLPLPDHLDSVALLHHIDPDKDADGLHAVNLGRLVRGEPGLRSCTPAGVMRLMEEYQIPLKGKKAVVVGRSILVGKPLALMLLAADATVTIAHSRSHNLGEITRDADILVAAAGRKDLITADMVKPGAIVIDVGINRVTDEAGNSRLVGDVNYDAVKTIAGYITPVPGGIGPMTVAILLANTVWSYSQKK encoded by the coding sequence ATGGAAGCAAAAATATTAGATGGTAAAGCTTTAGCCCAAAAAATTCAAACCGAGCTAAAACAGCAAGTAGAAGAATTAACACCGAAAATTGGCCGCCCTCCAGGGTTAGCAGTACTCATGGTGGGGGATAATCCAGCTAGCGCCGCTTATGTCCGAAATAAAGAACGCTCTTGCGAAAAAGTGGGAATCGCTTCTTTTGGTAAACACTTCCCCACAGACACCACTCAGGAAGAACTAACAAAAGTAATTGAAGAACTGAACAAAGACGATCGCGTTGATGGCATTTTAGTCCAATTACCACTCCCAGATCATCTCGATTCCGTCGCCTTATTGCACCACATCGACCCAGATAAAGACGCAGACGGACTTCACGCAGTCAACTTAGGACGCTTGGTAAGAGGTGAACCAGGATTACGCAGCTGCACGCCCGCCGGAGTCATGCGCCTGATGGAAGAATATCAAATACCACTCAAAGGCAAAAAAGCCGTAGTCGTCGGACGCAGTATTTTAGTCGGTAAACCACTTGCATTAATGTTACTAGCTGCCGATGCCACAGTGACGATCGCGCACTCCCGCAGCCACAACTTAGGCGAAATCACCCGCGACGCAGATATTTTAGTCGCCGCCGCCGGACGCAAAGACTTAATCACCGCCGATATGGTTAAACCTGGAGCCATTGTCATCGATGTCGGCATTAACCGCGTCACCGACGAAGCAGGTAACTCTCGCTTAGTCGGCGATGTCAACTATGATGCCGTCAAAACCATCGCCGGATACATCACCCCCGTCCCCGGTGGCATTGGCCCGATGACCGTCGCTATATTATTAGCCAATACCGTCTGGAGTTACAGCCAGAAAAAATGA
- a CDS encoding NUDIX hydrolase → MNTKIAHVAVAILYRDGKFLMQLRDNIPTIVYPGYWAFFGGHLEPNEPPEIAVKRELKEEIGYVPSILQHFRNYEDPKVVRHVFHGELTVELKDLVLGEGWDMGLLSVADIQKGECYSEVAGEVRPLGDRHQRILLDFIEGVM, encoded by the coding sequence GTGAATACCAAAATTGCTCATGTAGCAGTAGCAATTCTTTACCGGGATGGCAAATTTTTAATGCAGTTGCGGGACAATATTCCGACTATTGTTTATCCCGGTTATTGGGCTTTTTTTGGCGGACATCTCGAACCAAACGAACCTCCAGAAATCGCAGTGAAACGAGAGTTAAAAGAGGAAATCGGTTATGTTCCTTCGATTTTACAGCATTTCCGTAATTATGAAGATCCAAAGGTAGTACGTCATGTTTTTCATGGAGAGTTAACGGTTGAATTAAAGGATTTAGTGTTAGGTGAAGGTTGGGATATGGGGTTGTTAAGCGTTGCTGATATTCAGAAAGGTGAGTGTTATTCGGAAGTTGCGGGGGAGGTGCGTCCGTTAGGCGATCGACATCAGCGAATTTTGTTGGATTTTATCGAGGGGGTAATGTGA
- a CDS encoding divergent PAP2 family protein: MQEFCHSLLENRVLLVALIASLIAQITKLAIELGKNRKINIRVLVETGGMPSAHSALVTALATGVGQKMGWNSPDFAIAAIFAIIVMYDAAGVRQAAGKQARILNQIIDELFREHPTFNEDRLKELLGHTPFQVIVGSALGVTIGFLATPAY, encoded by the coding sequence ATGCAGGAATTTTGCCACAGTCTTCTAGAGAACCGCGTATTGCTGGTTGCTCTCATCGCCAGTCTGATTGCTCAAATTACTAAACTCGCCATCGAGTTGGGCAAAAATCGAAAAATTAACATCCGTGTTCTGGTAGAAACAGGCGGGATGCCCAGTGCTCACTCTGCCTTGGTGACAGCCTTGGCAACAGGTGTGGGGCAGAAAATGGGTTGGAATAGTCCTGATTTTGCGATCGCTGCAATCTTTGCCATCATCGTCATGTATGATGCCGCTGGAGTCCGTCAAGCTGCTGGCAAACAAGCACGTATCCTCAATCAAATCATTGATGAGCTATTCCGCGAACATCCCACTTTTAACGAAGACCGCCTCAAAGAATTACTTGGACATACTCCCTTTCAAGTAATTGTTGGCTCGGCTCTTGGTGTGACTATTGGTTTTTTAGCTACACCAGCTTATTGA
- a CDS encoding DUF262 domain-containing protein — MATIESQDLTLGKLFNDFYIVPSYQREYVWEEKQVSEFFQDIYDEFSASDSSSSSEYFIGSIIVCMRLDGLYEVIDGQQRMTTAYLVLCAVRDYLEKLKPGESIELLKSQIASTDIDNEGNNIFRYRITLQYRDSCGVLEKIAQQDKLNSQIPETRSSQNIINAYELIISLLERQFSENDASLQTVKKFYAYFNKNVKLVRVKTASVADALRVFATINNRGLSLNPIDLVKNLMFMKADKKEYDHIAKQWKKIIDTLFIAKEDPMRFIRYFILSRYEVDTLRREEIFRWFLNEKNRKLYENQPTAFVDSMLDAAKAYVNFTEGKDVQGKNNRYLENIQHLSSAARMPLMLLLAGQNLSTDCFNELCRQVENLFFAYLITREPTSNFERRFAQWCSQINKVTDKEKLDKFIIEQIQPAKQKVAEHFELAFSGLKEKSVPKTQMRYILAKLVQYVDESAYNTEIELKSYINKTVEIEHILPQTPELEIKLSFDKPEEIEKYIARLGNLTLLEKSINASVGNKPFKDKKEAYPTSKFLLSRAIAKKVTVGVDTAIDRALQDIEPFEQWTSQSIEKRQEMLTQLAKKVWDMPK, encoded by the coding sequence ATGGCAACTATCGAATCTCAAGACTTAACACTGGGCAAGCTTTTTAATGATTTTTACATAGTCCCCAGTTATCAGCGTGAGTATGTCTGGGAAGAAAAACAGGTTAGCGAGTTTTTTCAAGATATCTACGACGAGTTTTCTGCCAGTGACTCTAGCTCAAGTTCTGAATATTTTATAGGTAGCATCATAGTTTGTATGCGACTTGACGGTTTATATGAAGTGATTGATGGACAGCAAAGAATGACAACGGCTTATCTGGTTCTATGTGCTGTCCGAGATTATTTAGAAAAACTTAAACCAGGTGAATCTATAGAGCTATTAAAGAGTCAAATTGCATCTACAGATATTGATAACGAAGGAAACAATATATTTCGTTATAGAATTACTCTGCAATACAGAGATAGTTGTGGAGTATTAGAAAAAATTGCTCAGCAAGATAAATTAAACTCTCAAATCCCAGAAACTCGATCTTCTCAAAATATAATAAATGCTTACGAATTGATTATTAGTTTATTAGAACGACAGTTTTCAGAGAATGATGCTAGTTTGCAAACCGTAAAGAAATTTTATGCTTACTTCAATAAAAATGTAAAATTGGTTAGAGTTAAAACAGCGAGTGTAGCAGATGCACTGCGAGTTTTTGCAACTATTAATAATCGTGGTTTAAGTTTAAATCCCATAGATTTAGTCAAAAATTTGATGTTCATGAAAGCTGATAAGAAGGAGTATGACCATATTGCAAAACAGTGGAAAAAAATAATAGATACACTATTTATTGCTAAAGAAGATCCGATGCGCTTTATCCGCTACTTCATATTATCCAGATATGAAGTAGATACATTGAGAAGAGAAGAAATATTTAGATGGTTTTTGAATGAAAAAAATAGGAAATTATACGAAAATCAACCAACTGCTTTCGTTGATAGTATGCTAGATGCAGCTAAAGCTTACGTTAACTTTACTGAGGGTAAAGATGTACAGGGAAAAAATAATCGTTATTTAGAAAATATCCAGCATCTCAGCAGTGCTGCTCGTATGCCTTTAATGCTATTATTAGCTGGCCAAAACTTATCCACAGACTGTTTTAATGAATTATGTCGGCAGGTTGAAAACCTCTTTTTTGCATATCTAATTACACGCGAACCTACCAGCAATTTTGAAAGGCGGTTTGCTCAGTGGTGTTCGCAGATCAATAAAGTTACAGACAAAGAAAAGCTGGATAAATTTATTATCGAGCAAATTCAGCCAGCGAAACAAAAAGTAGCTGAACATTTTGAACTTGCTTTTAGTGGATTAAAAGAGAAATCAGTACCAAAAACTCAGATGCGTTATATTCTAGCTAAATTAGTACAGTATGTTGATGAGAGTGCGTATAATACAGAAATTGAATTGAAATCATATATAAATAAGACTGTAGAAATTGAACATATATTACCTCAAACTCCTGAGCTAGAAATCAAATTATCTTTTGATAAGCCAGAAGAAATTGAAAAATATATTGCTCGTTTAGGTAATCTAACTCTCTTAGAGAAATCCATTAATGCCTCAGTGGGTAACAAACCATTCAAAGACAAGAAAGAAGCTTATCCTACATCAAAATTTTTATTGTCCAGAGCAATTGCTAAAAAAGTTACTGTTGGGGTAGATACAGCAATTGACAGAGCATTACAAGACATAGAGCCTTTTGAACAATGGACATCTCAATCAATTGAAAAGCGTCAAGAGATGCTGACTCAGTTGGCTAAAAAAGTATGGGATATGCCAAAGTGA
- a CDS encoding carbohydrate ABC transporter permease, whose translation MRLKIYGKSWLDDDAIAAWIFLTPAIILLSVFILWPIVYLFYLSFTAGNFTAAGVRWVGGRNYLRLILTSDFWQVIGNTIYFTVATVIPSLIIPLGLAVFLNRSLALRGLLRTAYFIPSITSLVAAGLGFRWLFQTDGPVNSLISYFGINPIPWLGSTTWAMPVLILLSIWKQLGFNLVVFLAGLQTIPVNRYEAAELDGANEWQQFWHITLPGLRSTLVFATVTTAIFTLKSFEQVYVVTGGGPLNSTNLLVYYIYEQAFAQFDFGYAAAAATVLLAITLILVYLQLRVWGEE comes from the coding sequence TTGCGGCTAAAAATATATGGTAAATCCTGGTTAGACGATGATGCGATCGCTGCATGGATTTTTTTGACTCCAGCAATTATATTACTTAGTGTTTTCATTTTATGGCCGATCGTCTATCTGTTTTATCTCAGTTTTACTGCTGGTAATTTTACTGCGGCTGGTGTGCGTTGGGTAGGTGGCAGAAACTACTTACGCTTGATTCTGACTTCTGACTTTTGGCAAGTCATTGGTAATACTATTTACTTTACTGTAGCCACAGTTATTCCTAGCTTAATTATTCCTTTAGGTTTAGCGGTGTTTTTGAATCGATCGCTAGCATTAAGAGGACTATTACGCACAGCTTATTTTATTCCTTCTATTACTAGTTTAGTCGCAGCAGGTTTAGGGTTTCGTTGGCTGTTTCAAACTGATGGGCCAGTTAATAGTTTAATAAGTTATTTTGGTATCAATCCAATTCCTTGGTTAGGTAGCACTACTTGGGCAATGCCTGTTCTAATTTTATTAAGTATTTGGAAACAATTGGGTTTTAATTTGGTAGTATTTTTGGCAGGGTTACAAACCATTCCCGTCAATCGCTATGAAGCGGCAGAATTAGATGGTGCTAATGAATGGCAGCAATTTTGGCATATTACTTTACCGGGATTACGCTCTACTTTAGTCTTTGCCACTGTGACTACAGCAATTTTTACTTTAAAAAGTTTTGAACAAGTTTATGTAGTTACAGGTGGGGGGCCTTTAAATTCTACTAATCTGTTGGTTTACTATATTTATGAGCAAGCTTTTGCTCAATTTGATTTTGGTTATGCAGCGGCAGCAGCTACAGTTTTGTTGGCAATAACTTTAATTTTAGTGTATCTCCAATTACGAGTTTGGGGAGAAGAGTAA